One Opisthocomus hoazin isolate bOpiHoa1 chromosome 25, bOpiHoa1.hap1, whole genome shotgun sequence DNA window includes the following coding sequences:
- the TMEM81 gene encoding transmembrane protein 81 produces MKTLRNSLILRILPCAFCLPLVVSFEAVTIPVELKSAVVKVIVNTTSCSVTCGPGFKLEELCEITPAGERRNCTLRRSDCLADWLCGLLHFTVPVGSSFRFSCLTSDVINFGSRAYSCTWKLAQGLITTNDMLFRPFKNPSCVIRFSPTRESDAGTYQCDVQVLKTSRIIKRVYFGVRMIRNDLVDLNFQKFLTWEQKLAANEAEGNTANSTREEMQEQQHFWQRRLFYECLVGVGSGVLGVVLVTVALCCLRRILARRAAEK; encoded by the coding sequence ATGAAGACCTTGCGGAACAGCCTCATCCTCAGGATATTGCCTTGTGCTTTCTGTCTGCCACTGGTAGTTTCCTTCGAAGCGGTTACCATCCCAGTAGAGCTGAAGTCAGCTGTGGTGAAAGTCATAGTCAACACCACGTCCTGCAGCGTCACGTGTGGGCCCGGCTTCAAGCTGGAGGAGTTGTGTGAGATCACTCCCGCCGGGGAGAGGAGGAATTGTACCTTGCGCAGGTCCGACTGCCTGGCCGACTGGCTTTGTGGCTTGCTCCACTTCACCGTCCCCGTCGGCTCATCCTTCCGGTTCAGCTGCCTGACCTCAGATGTCATCAACTTTGGTAGCAGAGCCTACAGCTGTACATGGAAACTTGCCCAAGGCCTGATCACCACTAATGACATGCTGTTCAGACCTTTCAAAAACCCCAGTTGTGTCATCAGATTTTCCCCTACCAGGGAGTCTGATGCAGGGACTTACCAATGCGACGTGCAGGTGTTGAAGACTTCGAGAATCATCAAGAGGGTCTACTTTGGGGTCAGAATGATCCGAAATGACTTAGTGGATCTGAACTTTCAAAAATTCTTGACCTGGGAACAGAAGTTAGCCGCCAATGAGGCAGAAGGAAACACAGCAAACAGCACCCGTGAAGAAATGCAAGAGCAGCAGCACTTTTGGCAAAGAAGACTGTTTTATGAATGCTTGGTGGGAGTTGGAAGTGGAGTGTTAGGGGTTGTCCTGGTGACCGTGGCGCTCTGCTGCTTGCGGAGGATTTtggcaaggagagctgcagagaagtGA